Proteins from a single region of Haliaeetus albicilla chromosome Z, bHalAlb1.1, whole genome shotgun sequence:
- the F2R gene encoding proteinase-activated receptor 1 isoform X3: MGPRALPALLCALAVLGCSRPPPRPAWPPHINSSMPRVRSFVLSFISHQDDPIPTEGDTENDLDVGSGATNQTGSFLREQRTVSVQTARYLTSPWLTRFVPSVYTLVLVLSLPLNITAILVFLKKMKIEKPAVVYMLNLALADVLFGEKMRGVNAAVYPHG; the protein is encoded by the exons ATGGGGCCGCGGGCGCTGCCCGCGCTGCTCTGCGCCCTGGCCGTCCTCGGCTGCtcgcgcccgccgccgcggcccgcgTGG ccTCCCCACATTAACAGCAGTATGCCACGGGTCAGAAGTTTTGTACTCTCTTTTATAAGTCACCAGGATGACCCTATACCTACTGAAGGTGATACTGAAAATGACTTGGACGTTGGATCCGGAGCCACCAATCAGACTGGATCGTTCCTGCGTGAACAACGAACAGTGTCAGTGCAGACAGCAAGATACCTCACGAGTCCGTGGCTGACGCGTTTTGTTCCTTCAGTTTACACCTTAGTGCTTGTGCTGAGTCTCCCTCTGAACATTACAGCGATACTcgtgtttctgaaaaaaatgaaaattgaaaagCCAGCTGTAGTGTACATGCTGAATTTGGCCCTTGCAGATGTCCTGTTT GGTGAAAAAATGAGAGGGGTGAATGCAGCTGTTTATCCTCATGGCTAA
- the F2R gene encoding proteinase-activated receptor 1 isoform X1: protein MGPRALPALLCALAVLGCSRPPPRPAWPPHINSSMPRVRSFVLSFISHQDDPIPTEGDTENDLDVGSGATNQTGSFLREQRTVSVQTARYLTSPWLTRFVPSVYTLVLVLSLPLNITAILVFLKKMKIEKPAVVYMLNLALADVLFVSVLPFKIAYHFSGNDWVFGPQMCRFITAAFYCNMYCSIMLMTSISFDRFLAVVYPMQSLGWRTLTRASLICFIIWLVAIIGVIPFLIREQTMEIPKLNITTCHDVLRESELHGYYLHFFSIFSSVFFVVPFIISTVCYVCIIRCLSSSTIVAKQNKKTRALLLCVAVFSVFVICFGPTNVLLLIHYIHFSYDNSLEYLYFAYLLCVCISSISCCIDPFIYYYASSQYQRQFFSLFNCKKTLDPNSSNSSGQSVSTTSRRATCSTNVNNSVYRKLLAMH, encoded by the exons ATGGGGCCGCGGGCGCTGCCCGCGCTGCTCTGCGCCCTGGCCGTCCTCGGCTGCtcgcgcccgccgccgcggcccgcgTGG ccTCCCCACATTAACAGCAGTATGCCACGGGTCAGAAGTTTTGTACTCTCTTTTATAAGTCACCAGGATGACCCTATACCTACTGAAGGTGATACTGAAAATGACTTGGACGTTGGATCCGGAGCCACCAATCAGACTGGATCGTTCCTGCGTGAACAACGAACAGTGTCAGTGCAGACAGCAAGATACCTCACGAGTCCGTGGCTGACGCGTTTTGTTCCTTCAGTTTACACCTTAGTGCTTGTGCTGAGTCTCCCTCTGAACATTACAGCGATACTcgtgtttctgaaaaaaatgaaaattgaaaagCCAGCTGTAGTGTACATGCTGAATTTGGCCCTTGCAGATGTCCTGTTTGTAAGTGTGCTTCCTTTTAAGATTGCTTATCACTTTTCTGGAAACGACTGGGTTTTTGGACCTCAGATGTGCCGTTTCATCACTGCTGCCTTCTACTGTAACATGTACTGTTCAATAATGCTTATGACGAGCATAAGCTTCGATCGCTTCTTAGCGGTGGTGTATCCCATGCAGTCTCTTGGGTGGCGTACATTAACACGTGCCTCGCTGATTTGTTTCATCATATGGCTTGTAGCAATAATTGGTGTTATACCTTTTCTCATCAGAGAGCAAACAATGGAAATACCCAAGTTAAATATAACTACTTGTCACGATGTGCTAAGAGAATCTGAACTTCATGGCTATTACCTCCACttcttctccatcttctcttctgtgttttttgtaGTGCCATTTATAATTTCTACTGTCTGTTACGTGTGTATCATTCGATGTCTTAGTTCTTCTACCATtgttgcaaaacaaaataagaagaCACGTGCCTTGCTCTTGTGTGtggctgttttttctgtttttgttatTTGCTTTGGACCAACAAATGTCCTCCTATTAATTCATTATATCCATTTTTCTTATGATAACAGCTTAGAGTATCTCTACTTTGCCTATCTACTCTGTGTTTGTATCAGCAGCATTAGCTGTTGCATTGACCCTTTTATTTACTACTATGCTTCTTCTCAGTATCAGAGACAATTTTTCAGTCTCTTCAACTGTAAAAAGACTTTAGATCCTAACAGTAGTAACAGTAGTGGCCAGTCAGTGTCTACCACAAGTAGAAGGGCTACATGCTCTACTAATGTGAATAACAGTGTCTACAGGAAATTACTAGCAATGCATTGA
- the F2R gene encoding proteinase-activated receptor 1 isoform X2 — protein sequence MPRVRSFVLSFISHQDDPIPTEGDTENDLDVGSGATNQTGSFLREQRTVSVQTARYLTSPWLTRFVPSVYTLVLVLSLPLNITAILVFLKKMKIEKPAVVYMLNLALADVLFVSVLPFKIAYHFSGNDWVFGPQMCRFITAAFYCNMYCSIMLMTSISFDRFLAVVYPMQSLGWRTLTRASLICFIIWLVAIIGVIPFLIREQTMEIPKLNITTCHDVLRESELHGYYLHFFSIFSSVFFVVPFIISTVCYVCIIRCLSSSTIVAKQNKKTRALLLCVAVFSVFVICFGPTNVLLLIHYIHFSYDNSLEYLYFAYLLCVCISSISCCIDPFIYYYASSQYQRQFFSLFNCKKTLDPNSSNSSGQSVSTTSRRATCSTNVNNSVYRKLLAMH from the coding sequence ATGCCACGGGTCAGAAGTTTTGTACTCTCTTTTATAAGTCACCAGGATGACCCTATACCTACTGAAGGTGATACTGAAAATGACTTGGACGTTGGATCCGGAGCCACCAATCAGACTGGATCGTTCCTGCGTGAACAACGAACAGTGTCAGTGCAGACAGCAAGATACCTCACGAGTCCGTGGCTGACGCGTTTTGTTCCTTCAGTTTACACCTTAGTGCTTGTGCTGAGTCTCCCTCTGAACATTACAGCGATACTcgtgtttctgaaaaaaatgaaaattgaaaagCCAGCTGTAGTGTACATGCTGAATTTGGCCCTTGCAGATGTCCTGTTTGTAAGTGTGCTTCCTTTTAAGATTGCTTATCACTTTTCTGGAAACGACTGGGTTTTTGGACCTCAGATGTGCCGTTTCATCACTGCTGCCTTCTACTGTAACATGTACTGTTCAATAATGCTTATGACGAGCATAAGCTTCGATCGCTTCTTAGCGGTGGTGTATCCCATGCAGTCTCTTGGGTGGCGTACATTAACACGTGCCTCGCTGATTTGTTTCATCATATGGCTTGTAGCAATAATTGGTGTTATACCTTTTCTCATCAGAGAGCAAACAATGGAAATACCCAAGTTAAATATAACTACTTGTCACGATGTGCTAAGAGAATCTGAACTTCATGGCTATTACCTCCACttcttctccatcttctcttctgtgttttttgtaGTGCCATTTATAATTTCTACTGTCTGTTACGTGTGTATCATTCGATGTCTTAGTTCTTCTACCATtgttgcaaaacaaaataagaagaCACGTGCCTTGCTCTTGTGTGtggctgttttttctgtttttgttatTTGCTTTGGACCAACAAATGTCCTCCTATTAATTCATTATATCCATTTTTCTTATGATAACAGCTTAGAGTATCTCTACTTTGCCTATCTACTCTGTGTTTGTATCAGCAGCATTAGCTGTTGCATTGACCCTTTTATTTACTACTATGCTTCTTCTCAGTATCAGAGACAATTTTTCAGTCTCTTCAACTGTAAAAAGACTTTAGATCCTAACAGTAGTAACAGTAGTGGCCAGTCAGTGTCTACCACAAGTAGAAGGGCTACATGCTCTACTAATGTGAATAACAGTGTCTACAGGAAATTACTAGCAATGCATTGA